In Lolium rigidum isolate FL_2022 chromosome 7, APGP_CSIRO_Lrig_0.1, whole genome shotgun sequence, the DNA window ttacgcgacatcgaaccttaaacgcgtcaccctacggttcgtgaactatgcaaacatggtcgagactccactTCGAGCAATAgccaatagagggatctggagatccataatggctcccacatattcagcgataacttagtgatcgattgaaccatttacatacgataccgattccctttgtcacgcgatactttacttgtccgaggttcgatcatcggtatctccatacctttttCAGCCTCGttgctgacaagtactctttgctcgtaccgtggtatatcatctcttgtgacccagtcacatgcttgcaagctaattagacgacattccaccgagagggcccagagtatatctatccgtcatcgggatggacaaatcccactcttgatccatatgcctcaactcacactttccgaatacttaatcccatctttattgatgtaatcaaagtatccttccggtgtaagtgatttacatgatctcatggtcgaaggactaggtaactatgtatcgaaagcttatagcaagttgaacttaatgacttgatcttatgctacgctcatttgggtgtgtccattatatcattcatccaatgacataaccttgttattaataacatccaatgtttatgattacgaaaccatgatcatctattaatcaacaagctagttatacaagaggcttactagggactccttgttgtttacataacacacatgtatcaatgtttcggttaatacaattatagcatggtatgtaaacatttatcataaccacaaagatattataataaccactttattattgcctcttgggcatatctccaacattttaTAGAGGGGGAAGGGGAGGCACTGATGGCCATTAACGTTGGCGCGTGCCCCATTGACAAGACGTGTCAGTGCATGCCACCACTATAAAGGTTGGCGTGGGGCGCTGAAGGTTAGAAGATGGGAAGGACATTGACGCGGCGCGGAAGGCAAGGAGGAAGACGACCGGTCCGCATCTAGTATTTGCGATGGCTCACAACGACCGACCGGTTCGTGCGCTCTCTTCCCGCCCTCCTTCATCTAGTGGCCCCGCTAGCCTGCCCGTGGGTTGGTTTGGTTTGGGAGCGCCGGATTAGTAGTTGGGCCACGCCGGTGCCAAAATGAAACGCGCGGGGGTGGGGGGAGGGGACGGCTGGCCACAAATTTTTTGCACCGGCACCCCCCACAGCCGTTTAGGGGGCCTTCAGGCCCCCTGAGTGGAGATGCTCGTACCGACTGCATGTATATTTCTTAGATACCCATGTCACTAGAAGCTATCTCAAGTGTCCACATAGAGGAAGTTATTGTGGACGTCATGGTAGTCGATGTCGTCGTAGATTTTGTTGTAGGTGAACATATTGGATCCATGAGGAGGGCGATACCCTCCGTCTCCGTGTTGAAGAGGAAACAAAAGCTCCCAAAAGTCATCTATTCTCCTTTGCTGAAGGAGGCAAAGGCTGATCACATGGTTATCCGGTATGGCCGAAAGGCCACAGATCCGAGGTAGATCAGTTCTTCCTGAACCGACGAATCGAAGATAGTCGGGGTCAAAGCAGCAAAAACCATAGATCCAGCACACAAACTTTCCATAGACGTCATCAGTTGACATGGGGTAACAATGGCAATGTCCATACGTGATGGACTTGGGTTTTGGGGAAGAACCGTAATGGTGAATTCGACGACGTGCATGCATAACAGACAAAGGGACAAGCAAGGTTTTACCCAGCTATAGGCCTTCGGTGGAGAAACACCACGTGATGCTTGTCTGCTTGTATTATGTCGTTGATTACATGAATCGATgagaagacaaaaaaaaatgatatcgATCTAGTGTAGCTAGGATTTGTGCCCTAGCCTTGTGACCCCTCCTAGCTTTTATAGACGAATCGAGTCCATGTAGGTTACAATTGTTCAAACTTTCCTTTCGATGCCTTGTTCTTGTCGTACATGTTGAATCCACGGACCATGATATGCTTTGTGCGCCGCGACTCTTAATCTAGCAAGGAGTTCTCCATGAGCCTTTATTTGGCCCATATCGGGTACACCAATATGAAGGACCCATTTGGTGTAGCCCACATCAATGGTCCACCATCTATTTTCacaaagtgcctagcaacacgtgTTAGAGCTGACTTTTGCATTAGAGCCCATTTACATTCTTTTCTCCAACTCAACAAAAATGCGATATAGCAGTACAATGCACAAATATACTAGTGCATGATACCGAAAATACCAAACAGAACTGGGTGCGCGCGCATCCAGTTatgaaaaattcaaaatattGCTATTTAAAGTTTtagaaaagtttgaaaaatgcatgcatgtatatattatgttgatacttgctCGTGTAAGTTTTCGCGAAAAAATAGGATTgcgtgtgacctacacaaaaatgagaaAATAAAAGTTCCTATTCTTGCGAATAGTACAAATCCAAATATTATAGTGTTATTTAAACATTTTGTCATTATTGTGTAGGCCACATATATTCGTGAAAACTTACACGAATATGTATCAACATAGTATGTATATACAAACTTTACTTCAATACTTTTTAAAGCttttaaataacattttttcaatttttgacaAACTAGGTGCGCGTGCACCCAGGTTCTAAAAATGCGATACGATACTATCTTTATAATGCTTGGTATCATatactactatcataatcttcttATATTTGTTAATTTGTAGTATCTCCATGCAAATAGATGTATAAGATTTATTTAATATTAATTTTCTAAATCTATGTGCTATATAATACGAtatcttttttgtttgtttgatagtAGCTTATCACGTGTACCACGTGATTATATAATACGATATCTAGCTATGATACTATTATGATCTCTCTTATCCTTAATTATGATGACATCTCTCTGTTTcatgaaatgcatgatactacctaataGTATATGTATTTGTACGTGCTCTTATAAAATATTTTACAGTAATTAATTAAGCATAAGAGAGAAAGGGGTTAAGCTTACCGCGAGTGAGGCCACCACTTGGTCGATCTTCGGCCTTCTCTTTATCAATCGCCCCAACGCCGCCCCAACTTCTGACCACCGCTGCGCGGAACAcaaaagcaccaccaccaccacaaaccTCTGCTGCACGTCACGAACTCCGAGGCGAACCGAGCCAGAGCCCCAATCCAAGAAAGCAAAGCCAAGCCCGGAGAGGGCGCGGCGGCGTCAATGGCGGCCTGAGAGTGAGACTGTGAGCCAGCGAAGGAGGACGTGCGTGCTCCGCACCGGAGGAAAGCGTATTGCGATGGCTGACCCGGCGGTGGCGGACGTGAAGGCGGAGAAGGCTGCGGCGAACGGATCGGCGGGAGGCGGCTGCGATGCGGCGGCAGCAGTGGGGCAGGGCAAGAAGCGAGCGGACCAGGCAGTGGCGTTCCACGAGCTGTTCTCCTTCGCCGACAAGTGGGACCTGGCGCTCATGTCCCTTGGGAGCCTCGGCGCGGTGGCGCACGGCGCCGCCATGccctgcttcttcctcctcttcggggACCTCATCAACGGCTTCGGCAAGAACCAGACCGACCTCCGCACCATGACCGACGAGGTCGCCAAGGTCCGTACTACCTCACACCCAAATCGCCATTGCTTGCCTGCTTGATAGTACTTCTGTTTTGTTCGCCGATGTGTCACTCCACGTGCTCGCCACTGATTTCTTCTTCACTCCTTCACTCAGTATGCGCTCTACTTCGTCTACCTCGGACTGGTGGTCTGCGTCGCCTCCTACTCTGGTGAGCTTATCGTTCCTGTTGCCCCCCCTACATCCCGTATAATTACCAGCACGCCCCTCTTCTCTCGTTTCCTCCGGCGCACGGAGGCTCTGTTCGAGCGTAAGAGCAACTACAGGGGCCTCTCCGCGAAGCGGGATCTGGTCATGGCAGTGGGGCATCTGGGAGACCAGCCCACTCAATAACACAAGTCCCGTCGCCATCACAGAAAAACAGAACAATAATGTTGTCTGTCTCCTTCTCGCTCCCTCGCCGGAGTTTCACGCCGGCGGCGTGTCACGTGTGCTCGGCCCCGACGGAGCTCTACTGTTTTGCAAGGTAGTTAAAGCTGGGATTTATTTTGGGATTTGCTTCTGTGCAGAGATCGCGTGCTGGATGTACACCGGGGAGCGGCAGGTGATCGCGCTCCGGAAGGCGTACCTGGACGCGGTGCTGCGGCAGGACGTCGGGTTCTTCGACACGGACGCGCGCACGGGGGACATCGTCTTCGGGGTCTCCACCGACACGCTGCTCGTGCAGGACGCCATCGGCGAGAAGGTCGGCAACTTCATCCACTACCTCGCCACCTTCTTCgcggggctcgtcgtcggcttcatctccgcgtgGCGGCTGGCGCTGCTTAGCGTCGCCGTCATCCCCGCCATCGCCTTCGCCGGCGGACTCTACGCCTACACTCTCACCGGGCTCACCTCCAAGAGCCGGGAGTCCTACGCCAATGCcggcgtcgtggcagagcaggtaAAACAATTATGAGTCGGGATTATTCTCCCTCCGTCATAATAGAATATGTCTCATGGATTCGTTTAGGATTTGTGTCGGATTAGTCTATGCATTACCGTCGTGCGTGCTTGGACttctgcttggattggggtggtgGTGGGTTGGTAGTAATTTCTGTGTTGTCTGCTGATCAGGAGCCAACTATGAAAAAACTTGTACTCCTACTTAATATTCTTATGCAGCATGCCAAACTAACCAACATGCTTTTTTGGTTTTTTCCAACTTTTGTTCTTTGGGAATCCTATGAGCAATTCCATAAGCTAGGCGGGGGCAGCACATTGTGCCAGAATTTTCGTGCGTTTTGTGCTTCAAGGAGACTTATGTGTTAACCTTTTGCTGTAGTGGCCCATTGAGTTTATGTCTGGATTTGGTTCATAGTGCCCACAAAAGatccttccttttcttttctgaatCCGGTCAACCGAATTTCACCGGAGAGTACTTCTAGTTCTAGATTTATGTACAgacaaacacataataagtttctgTGAGATTTGGCTGTCTAAGGAGTACCAAAATTATGGATATGGATACTTCCCATATCTTAGAATACGATATTTCCTGCATATGAGGTGAATGACGGCACACTATTGTTTTATCAACTAGGTCGAGCAATTTAAGAGTATTTCTAGGTTGATGTGGGGACAAACGCATCACAACTTTGCTGTTAGGTTTGACTACGTTGAGTACCAAAATTATGCATGTCAGTtctttgtgtagcttggataatgatATTTCCAACATAGTATGACACAAATGATGGCACGCTATATGAATTTAGGTCTGTTTTATAATTTTTGCTTGAGTAATCTATTTTGGTCATTTTGTGACGAAATTGCAGAATAACTAAAGAATAAGACATGTGAGGTTCAAAAAGGAAAACTAATGATGATGTGTGATGACAGAGGAATATGGGAGGttggctatggccatttttgggAACAGGGTGTAGACAGTCAACCTCAGTTAGACAAAAGTTAGTGATATGCTTTTGTACACTTCCAAAAAAAACAACGCATGTATTCTAACAAAAGTTCTCTATATTGGTCATCTGCACATAAAGCGCTTAACTTCTTACATGTGCAAATTTGAACTTTTAAAGTGCTTTGTTAAACAATAGTCATTATGCTCTGTTACTGCTAGTAGTTACCAGAGTTTTGTAAGGTGTCTACTATACTTATTTTAATTGAATGTGCTGTATTTTCTGTATTAGTGTCACCGTGATTTTACTTATGGAATCAAGTTGCTTGATACCATACTTATGCTGACGGAGTTGGGGTACTCATTCTTTCATAGGCAATTGCACAAGTTAGAACAGTCTACTCATTCGTTGGAGAGAGCAAAGCGCTCAATTCCTACTCCGAAGCAATCCAGAACACACTGAAGCTTGGTTACAAAGCTGGAATGGCTAAAGGTCTTGGAATTGGATGCACATACGCGAGTGCATGCATGTCTTGGGCACTAGTATTCTGGTATGCCGGTGTCTTCATCAGGAATGGGCAGAGTGATGGTGGCAAGGCTTTTACTGCCATCTTTTCTGCAATCGTTGGTGGCATGTAAGTGAAATACATGGTCCATCTATTTTCTCCTGTTATTTTTACTCTGACATCTCCCGTCTAATTGCTTGAACTTTGTTGCTACAGGAGTCTTGGCCAGGCATTCTCAAATCTTGGAGCTTTCAGCAAAGGGAAGATTGCTGGTTACAAACTGTTGGAGGTCATTCGTCAGAAACCTTCCATAGTAAATGATCAGAAGGATGGCCAGTGTTTGGCAGAGGTCCATGGAAATATAGAGTTCAAGGATGTTACTTTCAGTTATCCATCAAGGCCTGATGTTATGATCTTTCGGGATTTCTCTTTGTTCTTTCCTTCTGGGAAAACTGTTGCAGTTGTTGGAGGCAGTGGATCTGGAAAGAGCACTGTTGtggctttgatagaaaggttctaTGATCCTAATGAAGGTAATAAATGCTTTGTTACTGAGAACTCATGATCTATCGTTACTTTATATGTGTAGCTCCTTTTGGATTAACCTGGACTTCTCTTGAATTGCAGGCAAGGTTTTGCTGGACAATGTTGACCTCAAGACACTGCAATTGAGGTGGCTGAGAGATCAGATTGGACTAGTAAACCAAGAACCTGCCCTTTTTGCAACTACTATCCTTGAGAATATACTGTATGGAAAGCCTGATGCCACGATTGCAGAAGTTGAAGCTGCAGCAACTGCATCCAATGCTCATAGTTTTATCACTCTCCTCCCCAATGGATACAACACAATGGTGATTCTTTTTATTTGATGCTGTGCAGTGAGGTTTAGTCAACCAAGTACTTGTTTTAGAAGTGGTAGTCAATCAGGTACTTATTTGTTTCTATTTCATTCGTAGGTTGGTGAGCGGGGAATTCAGCTCTCTGGTGGTCAGAAACAGCGTATTGCAATAGCTCGTGCTATGCTGAAGGACCCCAAGATACTGCTCCTTGATGAAGCTACTAGTGCTTTAGATGCAGATTCAGAAAACATTGTGCAAGAAGCTCTAGACCGCCTGATGGTTGGACGAACTACAGTAGTTGTTGCGCACCGCCTGTCTACTATTAGAAATGTAAACATGATCGCAGTGATACAGCAAGGCCAAGTTGTTGAGACTGGGACACATGATGAACTTCTACTGAAAGGAACCTCTGGAGCATATGCATCTCTGATTCGTTTTCAGGAATCAGCACGTAATAGAGATCTTGTTTGTGCATCTACCCGACGGTCGCGCTCAATGCACCTGACAAGCTCTCTTTCCACCAAATCTTTGAGCCTCAGGTCGGGAAGTTTACGGAACCTGAGCTATCAGTACAGTACTGGAGCAGATGGGCGCATTGAGATGATGTCGGTTGCAGATAATAGCCTCAAATACCCAGCACCGCGTGGTTACTTTTTCAAGCTCCTGAAATTGAATGCTCCCGAGTGGCCTTATGCGGTGCTGGGTGCCATTGGCTCTGTTCTGTCTGGATTCATTGGTCCAGCATTTGCCATTGTTATGGGTGAAATGCTTGATGTGTTCTACTACAAAGATCTCAACGAGATGGAGAGGAAAACTAAGCTTTATGTGTTCATCTACATTGGCATAGGCATATATGCTGTAGTTGCCTATCTTGTGCAGCACTACTTCTTCAGCATAATGGGAGAAAATCTTACAACCAGGGTTAGGAGGATGATGCTGTCCGGTATGCATTTCTTGTTTCCCTATAAAAAACCAATAACCAATCTATCTTGCACTAACTTACAGTAAATCTCTTATCACATTTGCAGCGATACTAAGGAATGAAGTTGGTTGGTTTGACGAAGAAGAAAACAACTCAAGTCTTGTGGCTGCTCGTGTAGCGGTTGATGCGGCTGATGTGAAATCAGCGATAGCTGAGAGGATATCAGTGATACTGCAGAACATTACCACCCTTATGACATCTTTCATTGTCGGTTTTATCATTGAGTGGAGAGTGGCACTCCTTATTCTGGCCACTTTCCCTCTTCTTGTGCTTGCCAACTTTGCGCAGGTAATTTCCTGGCCTGCCTTTTTATTCAACAAGTTCTTTTAGTTTTGCACAGTAGTACCTTTTTTGTGTTAACGTAAACGGCAAAATAGAGTAATTGAGACCCCTTTTTGCGGATCTAGTGCACTAGTcaaaatcaaattaacatcagAACAATGCTTCCATGTTTCTTAAGTAGTCTGAATGTGCATGATCTAATATATTTGTGTTGTTTCTTTTGATGCTTTCAGCAACTTTCAATGAAGGGGTTTGCTGGTGACACAGCCAAGGcacatgccaagagcagcatggttgCTGGTGAAGGCGTGAGCAACATCCGCACCGTGGCAGCGTTCAACGCTCAAAACAAGATCATGTCTCTCTTCAGCCATGAGCTGCGCATACCAGAGGAGCAGATCCTGCGCCGCAGTCAGACTGCGGGCCTTCTGTATGGCCTCTCACAGCTCTGCCTGTACTGCTCAGAAGCGCTCATTCTCTGGTATGGTTCTCACCTGGTCCGGTCACATGGGTCAACCTTCTCCAAGGTCATCAAGGTTTTCGTTGTCCTTGTTGTGACTGCCAACTCCGTTGCCGAGACGGTCAGCCTGGCCCCGGAGATCATCCGTGGAGGCGAATCTATCCGCTCCATCTTCGGCATCCTCAACAGGGCGACAAGGATCGAGCTTGATGATCCGGAGTCGGAGCGTGTCAGCACTGTTCGCGGGGACATTGAGCTGCGGCATGTCGACTTCGCCTACCCGGCCCGCCCTGACATTGAAATCTTCAAGGATTTCAACCTGAAGATCCAGGCTGGGCGCAGCCAGGCTCTAGTTGGAGCTAGCGGGTCTGGAAAGAGCACTGTCATTGCCCTCATCGAGCGGTTCTACGACCCAACTGGTGGCAAGGTTATGATCGATGGCAAGGACATCAGGAGGCTGAACCTGAAGTCCCTGCGGCTCAAGATTGGCCTCGTGCAGCAGGAGCCTGTACTCTTCGCGTCGAGCATTCTTGAGAACATCGCGTATGGCAAGGAAGGCgcgaccgaggaggaggtgatcgAGGCAGCCAAGACAGCGAACGTGCACAGCTTCGTCAGCCAGCTGCCCGACGGGTACAAGACGGCGGTTGGCGAGCGAGGCGTGCAGCTGTCAGGCGGCCAGAAGCAGCGGATCGCCATCGCCAGGGCGGTGCTCAAGAACCCAGCCATCCTGCTCCTTGACGAGGCGACGAGCGCGCTGGACGCCGAGTCTGAGTCCGTGCTGCAGGAGGCACTGGAGCGGCTGATGAAGGGGCGGACCACCGTCCTGGTCGCGCATCGCCTCTCAACGATCCGAGGCGTGGACCGCATAGCGGTCGTCCAGGATGGGCGGATCGTCGAGCACGGCGGCCACTCGGagctggtggcgcggccggaaggGGCGTACTCGCGGCTGCTGCAGCTGCAGCACCACCGCAACTGACGGGTGCTGGTTGTGGATGGAACCTGATTAATATTTGACGGCTTATTGTTGTTTTGGTGGCTGGGAACTGGATTTTCTGGCGGTTCTTTTTGCCGGTGGTGGTCTAGTGGGTGTAGATACTAGGGCAACCGTGTATGGGGTCTTTGTGCTGTCCTACCTTAGCTTGAACTGCAACTTTGTGATGTGTATCTTCCTGAAATGCATGATGCAACTGCTCATTTTTCTGGCTGTTTTCTTGTGCCTTGTGTCGTGTGGCATACTGAGCCGAGCTTGGGTTTGTTCATGCTTTTCCCCCTAATTTGAGGGAAAGACACATGCGATTTTATTACTTTTGGAAGATAGTTACATCATCAGCCAGAAGAAGAGACGAAGTTCATAGATGAAATCAGTTGGGTCATCAATCCACACAATAGGGGCCTGTTTGGTAGCTGGGCACCCTTTGGTTCGCACGTGGAGCAcaggttttgggccgtttggatgCTCAGTTGTCTCCACGTTGTCACATAGCAGGTTTTAAATCACCCTGGGATAGACTCAGGTTTTAAAGCACCCTGTGACAGACTCAGGAGGAACGCTTAGTTTGACCGTTTTTACAGGGACATGCCTGAACGCGACGAAAACCGATAACGCCGTTCCCGCGGGCGCTCGGCCGCGGCATGACGGAAGAAGGCGAATTCGAGCAGCGTTGCgcggcaaaggtaggggtaacctccctaTTCGTTACCCTTTCCATTAACCCCCTCTCAAAATTTTCCTTTCCCCAATTTTCACACCGGCAGCGGCGCTCCAGATCTGGTCTCGCGCATCTGATCCTGGCCGTGCTCTGGACGAGGAGCTTCTCCCTTCGGTCTCCGGCGCCATACCAGGGTCGTCGTTTCCAGCTGCGGTGTAGCCTGTGCACATCTTTTCCAACTTTCGGTCGTCTCCATCGCCTGCCACGACagaggtaaggggaaactcctctgctctattgtagtgttagattcatgttgATAGAACTTGTTGGGTTCGATAAAACCGTTCGTAATGCTTAGATCTTGTTTGACTAGACCGACCAGTTTCAGCTTGTGTATCACGCCACAACACTCATCATTTGAGTTAAAGCCTGGATCCTGATGGTGTACAAGAGAGAAGTTAGGCGCTGCTTTTCCTCCTGTCATGTACGGTCCTATGTTACGACAAGATCAGGAGAGGATGGCCAACCTAAActacatctacaactgcaacaATGTAGATGCTAGCCAGATGCTtcggatgagaagagcccctttctatgcacttgtgaaaacgtttAGGGATAGAGAACTGCTggttgatagcatccacacccctatcaaagaacaagtcgcaatgtttcttcatgtcgtgggttataaccagaggttcagagtcatccatagcaCATTCAGGAAATACACGGAGACTATCTTtcggtacttccagcaggtgttgtacgtagttggggagctcagaggtaaagtgatcaagccagcatcaaacaacacaccacccaagatcaagaacaaCTACAGGTGgttcccgtatttcagggtggGTACAAAATCATGTTCGTTCTACTTATGAGATGTGTGGTACTGAAACATGACTGTGTGCTAATTGGTTGATAGGATTGtattggggctattgatggtactcatgtgactGCAAAGGTACCGATATCAATGTCTGCAACATTCCACGacaggaagcactacaccagccagaacgtgctagcagctgtggatttcgatatgaggttcacataCATGCTTGCTGGctgggagggttcagctcatgatgcaaACACCGTCCGACAGCTTctcaaggcctgatgggttgcaaatccttGAGGGTAAGTTCTTCCTTGGAGATGCaggatatgcatgccgacctggtattctacctcccttcaggaaaacaaggtaccaccttaACGAGTTTACTACAAGGAACCGACCTCGGAATGTgaaagagttgttcaatctgagacactcaagccttagagcATGTAGATTGGAAAGCGCTTGTGCAGGCGCTTAAAAAGTTAATTCCCTAGCTTGCTTAAGTGTCTGGTGCTAGGAGAGACATTTTGTACTTATTTTCTAAGCGTCTGGCTCTTAGCTATGCATCGATGCCACAAAAATGGCTGGGAACTGGGTGGGAACCGCCAAAGCATCcaggatttctttcctagcgcctCTAGTTAAGCGCTTCCATTGTACTTgcccttagagtcaccattgagaggatATTGGCTGCATTGAAGAACATGTCCAAGGTCCTTGACTAGAAACCGTTCCACACTTTTGACACTCGAGTGAAGCTGCTCCTTacttgctgcattcttcacaactggattcTAGGTTGGGGCGAGCATGAATTTttcgaagaggttgtcacttttgatgaagttgagaccggccatggcgtggaGGCATGCGACAGTGAAGCCTAGAAGGATCGAGTGGGCAAACAcaatgtgggaagccagaggcCACACCACCATTTGAGAAGGAGAAGAAcaagtgaagaagtgaagaagaagaagaagacccccCTTTGATGATAAACTatcattcgtagtagctaggaaatgtcgttatgaactaccattcgtaTTAGCTAGGAATGGATTCGTGAACTGCTAGCTTCGTAAGTTTGCAACTGCTGAACTATGATTTCTGTGTGATGAGAGGTAATAGTATGGTAAAGCCACCCGTTGTAGAGAAGAGGTGACCTTATGCTTgcctggatggtaccaaacaTGTGTAGTTTCTTCTCCATCCAGATTTGGGGTTGGCTAAAGACAAACAAACAAAAGGACCTTTTTTGCCCAAACCATGCATCCCCGACCTACCAAACGATAGGCCAATTTTGGCCCGTGGCTCGTTCTGGACACGCAGGTGACCTCGCACCACTGCGCTAGTGAGCCCCAAATCGGCCCAGCGTACCAAACATGCCCTAGATTGTGATGCCTCTCCCTTACTAGCTAAAATACAAGTTACTCTATTGCTTTTTCTACAAAATGCTCAAAAACAACATGAACAAAACCCTTCAAAAGAAAGGTGCATTCTTCACATATCCGCAATGGAAGAAATTGTAGTTGTTGGCGGTTCGGTTCACCAACCCACCGCACCGAACATACTTGTATCTGGACCATCTTCCCTCAAAAGACTAGCGTGTTAGGGGATCACCTTAGTGTTATATAAATCGGTTAAAGCCTTATCCCACAACCGATATGGGACTACACCCAATTATCTCTTCCTCTACATCCCGCCATCATGACCTGCAGCGATTTGCATCTGAGCACATTGGTTTTGACACCAATTGTTATGTTGGGCCCACTACACAAGCGTCTCGGCCACCAACCTAGCTTAACTGGAGACCAAATGGAATTACATAGGTTTTGGGTCCTCTTTCCCCACAAGACTAGCCTCTTAGAGGGGTCACTCTTAACTTTATAAGTGGCTCCCAGTCTCCTCCCACAACCTAAACCTAACAATTAAGTTAGTTGTCACTACATTTATTCTTCTTGGAGAGGAAGGTGCCATTTCTCGAGCAAACGATTTGACTTTTTccgcatagatagatagatacatATATTAAGACTGGAGGAAATAGAGAGCTCTCATTGCTTAAATATATTAAGGCTAGAGGGAATAGGCTCACCTGCGTTGTAGAAGTTTTAATTTATTCCAACAATTAGTCAGCCGTGTGGCCTATGCTACAATgtgttctttcttttcttttatttcttattAGCTTTTTTTGGTTCCTTTCTTCTCACTCTTCGCGGTGATTTTTGATGCCACTTTTCGGCGTTAGTTACCTACATCTACTTCTCAAATGAAAACATTACCTATGTCTATGGCGGTGTTTTTATGTTCCATATTTTTAACTACCATCTTTTTAACTACTGGACGTTAATTCTTTGACATACCTTTCTGGCCACAATTTTCATAAGGTAGTTAGCCTACGTGTACAGTATTATTTTTTTACGTCCTTCTTTTATTACTTGACAACAATCTTCCAACACAACTTTTTGGCAGTAATTTCTCGATGGTAGTTACCTACGTATGAGGAAATTTCTTTTAATGTCCGTGCCTTTTACCTACTCGATGGTAATTCTTTGACACACTTTTCGGCCATAACTTTCCAATGATAGTTAGCCTACATCTACGTACAATATTTTTTTCCAAGTAATTTTTCG includes these proteins:
- the LOC124677195 gene encoding ABC transporter B family member 19-like gives rise to the protein MADPAVADVKAEKAAANGSAGGGCDAAAAVGQGKKRADQAVAFHELFSFADKWDLALMSLGSLGAVAHGAAMPCFFLLFGDLINGFGKNQTDLRTMTDEVAKYALYFVYLGLVVCVASYSEIACWMYTGERQVIALRKAYLDAVLRQDVGFFDTDARTGDIVFGVSTDTLLVQDAIGEKVGNFIHYLATFFAGLVVGFISAWRLALLSVAVIPAIAFAGGLYAYTLTGLTSKSRESYANAGVVAEQAIAQVRTVYSFVGESKALNSYSEAIQNTLKLGYKAGMAKGLGIGCTYASACMSWALVFWYAGVFIRNGQSDGGKAFTAIFSAIVGGMSLGQAFSNLGAFSKGKIAGYKLLEVIRQKPSIVNDQKDGQCLAEVHGNIEFKDVTFSYPSRPDVMIFRDFSLFFPSGKTVAVVGGSGSGKSTVVALIERFYDPNEGKVLLDNVDLKTLQLRWLRDQIGLVNQEPALFATTILENILYGKPDATIAEVEAAATASNAHSFITLLPNGYNTMVGERGIQLSGGQKQRIAIARAMLKDPKILLLDEATSALDADSENIVQEALDRLMVGRTTVVVAHRLSTIRNVNMIAVIQQGQVVETGTHDELLLKGTSGAYASLIRFQESARNRDLVCASTRRSRSMHLTSSLSTKSLSLRSGSLRNLSYQYSTGADGRIEMMSVADNSLKYPAPRGYFFKLLKLNAPEWPYAVLGAIGSVLSGFIGPAFAIVMGEMLDVFYYKDLNEMERKTKLYVFIYIGIGIYAVVAYLVQHYFFSIMGENLTTRVRRMMLSAILRNEVGWFDEEENNSSLVAARVAVDAADVKSAIAERISVILQNITTLMTSFIVGFIIEWRVALLILATFPLLVLANFAQQLSMKGFAGDTAKAHAKSSMVAGEGVSNIRTVAAFNAQNKIMSLFSHELRIPEEQILRRSQTAGLLYGLSQLCLYCSEALILWYGSHLVRSHGSTFSKVIKVFVVLVVTANSVAETVSLAPEIIRGGESIRSIFGILNRATRIELDDPESERVSTVRGDIELRHVDFAYPARPDIEIFKDFNLKIQAGRSQALVGASGSGKSTVIALIERFYDPTGGKVMIDGKDIRRLNLKSLRLKIGLVQQEPVLFASSILENIAYGKEGATEEEVIEAAKTANVHSFVSQLPDGYKTAVGERGVQLSGGQKQRIAIARAVLKNPAILLLDEATSALDAESESVLQEALERLMKGRTTVLVAHRLSTIRGVDRIAVVQDGRIVEHGGHSELVARPEGAYSRLLQLQHHRN